The genomic DNA CCTCAAACACCAGGCGACCCGAGGACCGCACACTTCCCGACCCACCGAGTCGGACACCCCCCAATGAGCGACCTCACCCTCGAACACCGGACGGACCAGGGACGGCACACTTCCCGTCCCACCGAGTCGGGTGGTGGGTGGGCATAGGTCGGGGGTCTGGGGGCGGAGCCCCCGGGCGGGGTCGTTAACCCCGGGTCAGGGACAGGAGCTCTCGGGCCGGGCCCGTCGGGCGGTGGCCTGTTGGCCAGACCGCTCTCAAGTCCCGGGCCAGGGAGACGCCTTGCACCGGGATGCGGACCAGGCGCCGCATCGACAGTTCCTCGCCGACCGCCAGTTCGCTCAGGACGGCCGGCCCCGCTCCGCTCACCGCCGATGCCTTGACCGCCGTAGTGGAGGACAACTCGATCAACGGGCGGGCCAGACCACCCAACGCCGCGTCCAGCACCTGCCTCGTGCCTGAACCCTTCTCCCGGAGGATCAGCGGCGTCGACGCCAATTCCTCTGCCGGGACCGGGCGTCGACGCCGGGCCCAGGGATGGGTCGGAGCCGTCACGACGATCAGGTGGTCGTGGGCGATCACCGTGGAGTCGAGGCCGGGCGGAACCGACAGGCCCTCCACGAAGCCCAGGTCCGCCTCGTCGGACAGCAGCCGCTCCACGACCGTCGTCGAGTTGCCGGCCAGCAACGACACTGCCGTGTCGGGTCGTTGGGAGCGCAGGGCGAGGAGCCAGCCGGGGAGGAGGTACTCCGCGATGGTCATGCTGGCCGCGACGCGAAGCCGGGAGTCACGGCGATGCCGTAGCGCCTGAGCACCCGCGTCGAAGGCCGCGGCGGCCTCGACGACCCGCCGGGCCCAGTCCGTGACCAGGGCCCCCGCGTCGGTCAGACGTGACCCGCGGGGTGAGCGGTCGACCAGGGCCACACCCAGTTGCCGTTCCATGGAGCGGATACGGCTGCTGGCCGCCGGCTGGGTGATCCCCAGTTCGCGGGCCGCCCCGCCCAGACTCCCGAGCCGGGCCACCGCCAGCAACAGCTCCAGCGCGCCCAGCTCCGGCACCCGGTGCGCGATCGACCCCTCCCGCTGATCTTCCACCTCGCCGTTGCTCATAAATCCAGTTTATGTCCCCATAGACAGATACTCCCTGGTCGCGTGTCTCAGTCGGCGAGACGGTGGAGACATGGTCACCGCAGTTCGTCATCTCGGCCCCAACTGGTACGCCTCCGTCATGGGCACCGCCGTCGTCGCCACGGCCGGCGCCGGGCTCCCCGGCCACCTCCCCGGACTGCGCACGGCCTGCACCGCCGTCTGGGCCCTCTCCCTGGCGATGCTCCTGACCCTGCTCGCCGCCCGCATCCTGCACTGGACCCACCACCGCGACCAGGCCCGCGCCCACCTCCACGACCCCGCGACGGCCCCGTTCTACGGCTGCCTCGCGATGGCCCTGCTGACCGTGGGCGGCGCGACCCTGGTCGTCGGCCAGGACTGGATCGGGCTGCGGGCGGCGGTCGTCCTCGACGCCGTGCTGTTCGGGACCGGTACGGCCGTCGGGCTCACGGCGGCCGTGGCCGTCCCGTACCTGATGGCCGTACGACATCACGTGCACCCTTCCCAGGCGACCCCCGTGTGGCTGCTGCCCGTCGTCGCGCCGATGGTGTCCGCCGCGCTCGGCCCGCTCCTCGTGCCCCATCTGCCGGCCGGGCAGGCCCGCGAGACCCTGCTCCTCGCGTGCTTCGCGATGTTCGGACTGAGCCTGCTCGCCACACTCCTCATGCTGCCGCTGGTCTTCGCCCGCCTCGTCGCCGGCGGCCCGCTGCCCCTCGCGCTCACCCCGACGCTGTTCCTGGTCCTGGGTCCGCTGGGTCAGTCCACCACCGCCGTCGGCAAGTTCGCGGACTTCGCCCCCGGCGTCGTACCGACCGCGTACGCCCAGGGCTTCACCCTCCTCACCGTCCTCTACGGCGTCCCCGTCATGGGCTTCGCCCTGCTCTGGTTCGGCCTCGCCACCGCGCACGTCGTCCGCGCCCGGCGCCGGGGCATGGGATTCACGATGACCTGGTGGGCGTTCACCTTCCCGGTCGGCACCTGCGTCACCGGCGCCGAGTCCCTGTCCCGCCACACCGGCCTCGCCGCCTACGACGGGCTCGCGATCCTCCTCTACGGCGTGCTGGTCGCCGCCTGGGCCACCGCAGCCGTGCACACGGCGCGCGGTCTGGTCAGCGGTGCGCTGCTCGCAGGGCCGCGCCCAGCACCCGTGGCGCTTCGGCCAGTGACGGCCCGTACCACGTGAGATGCCTGCCGCCGACGAGCGCGCACGGCAGCCCCGCGAAGGCCTCCGGGCCGTCCTCGGCCGTGAAGCGGTAGGGCTCGTCCGGGAGGACCACCAAGTCCGGGGCCACCGCCCGCAGTTCGCCGACCGAGGCGCGCGGATAGCGCTCGGCGTGCGCCGCGTACGCGTTGTCCACGCCCAGCCGGGACAGCACGTCGCCCGCGAAGGTGTCCCGGCCCAGCACCATCCAGGGCCGCCGCCAGACGGGCACGACGGCGGTCAACCGGTTTTCGGGGGCCGGGAGTTGTGCCCACGCCCGCTCGGCTTCGTCCAGCCAGCGGGGTCGTGGCGAGGCTCCGCACGCGGCGAGCACCCGGGCCAGTTCGCGGAACGCCTGTGGGACGTCACGCACTTCGGTGACCAGGACCTCGACGCCCGCCTCCCGCAGGGCCGTCAGGTCCGGCTCGCGGTTCTCCTCCTCGTTGGCGATCACCAGGTCGGGGGCGAGGGCGAGGACCGGGTCGAGCTTCGGGTTCTTGGTGCCGCCGACGCGGGTGACGTCGAGGTCCGGCGGATGGCTGCACCAGTCCGTCGCACCGACCAGAACTCCCGGCGCCGATACGGCGATCGCCTCCGTGAGCGACGGCACCAGGGAGACCACGCGCATCAGCGCTGGCGGTCCTGGACCGCCTCGATGTGCTCGGCCACCGCGACCACGACCACCCGGGTGTCCGGCACGGTCGCGCGCCAGCGGTGCCGGACGCCTCCGGTGAGGTACATCGTGTCGCCGCGCACGAGGCGGTACGCCCGCCCCTCCGCCTCGATCTCGACGGCGCCCTCCGCGACGTACATCAACTCGTCGTTGCGGTGCTGGAATTCACGTCCCGCGTCGTGGTCACCGGTGAACTCCGAGGCGTGCAGTTGATGATGGCCCCGGACCAGGGAACGCATCCGGGGTGTGCCGACCGACTCGGGTTCCTCCGCGCGTACGACGTCGACGCTGCACGCGGGGTCGGCGGCGGCGAGGAGTTCGACGGCCGTGGTGCGCAGGGCGTCGGCCACCTTCTCCAGGGAGCTTCGGCTGGGGCGGGCCCTGTCGTTCTCGACCTGGCTCAGGAAGGGCACCGACAGGCCGCTGCGTTCGGCCACGACGGCGAGGGTCAGAGACAGCGCGCGACGGCGTCGCCGTACGGCCGCACCCACCCGAAGGGGCTGTTCTTTGTGGTCGCCCATCGCTCCGGCTCCCTCCTTCGCTCGTCGGTCTGAAGCTGCTTCCGGGACTGTCTCTGACTGATTTCCGAGACTGCCCCTGATGAGTTGTCTGCACCCTACGCATGTTCGGCAAACCGTTTCATGCGCCTGTCACATCCACGTCACACAGCGTGCGATCGGACCTCACAATTCTGGCCAGTGCGCGAGGGGCCGCCGACCCTCGATCGGTACGAGAGTTCGTCTCTACTCTTCAATGCGTACGCGGCCGCCTGTGTTCCCGCTCAATCCCGGGGCCTGATTGCGGGGCTTCGTAGCGCTATGTGGTTGGCCGGATCCTTTTCGTACCTGATCGGGGCAGAAAAAGGTGGGCCCCGCCGCACGAAGGGGGGAACGTGCGGCGGAGCCCACCTCTGGGGCGGCGGCTGCGGGACTGTCAGGTCACCCGGCCGCCTGGCTCTTCTGGTTCTTCGTGACCGGGGCCAACTGGTCGACCAGGCCCGGGTGTTGCTTCAGCCAGGTGCGGACGGCGGCCTGCTCCTCGCCCTTGCCGGACTTCTGGATCTGCGCCTCCAGACCGGTGAGCTGGGACTCGGTCATCCCGAAGTCCTTCAGCCACGTGCCGACGTCGGGGTTGTCGGCGGCGAAGCCCTTGCGCGCCACGGTGTGCACGCCGTCGCCCTTGCCCCAGGCGTTCTTCGGGTCGGTGAGCTTCTTCAGCTTGTAGTCGCTGTACGCCCAGTGCGGCGACCAGAGCGTGACGACGATCGGCTGCTTCTTGGCGTACGCCCGCTTCAGCTCGGCCAGCATCGCCGGAGTGGAGCCGTCCACGACGTCGTAGGAGCCCTGGAGGCCGTACTCCTTGAGGACCTTGGTCTTGAGGAGGCCCATCATTCCGGCGCTCGGTTCGATGCCGGTGATCTTGCCGCCGAACTCGGAGGCGTGGGTCTTGAGGTCCGCCAGGGTGTTGACGTCCTTCATGTACGCCGGGACGGTCAGCTCCAAGGACGTGGAGCCGTACCAACTGCCGATGTCGTCGAGTTGCTTGCCGTACTTCTTCCAGTACTCGGCGTGCGTGGTGGGCAGCCAGGAGTCGGTCTGGAAGTCGACCTGGCCGGTGGCGAGGCCGGTGTAGAGCGGGCCCGCCGCGTACTGGGTGGTCGTCACCTTGTAGCCGCGTTCCTCCAGGATCTCCTTCCAGAGGAAGGTGGAGGCGATGCCCTCGTCCCAGGGGATGTAGCCAATGGTGATGTTCTTGCCCTTGCCGACGTCCGTCGCGGAGGTCGCCTTCGTGCCTGCGGAGGGGCCGAAGACGCCCAGGCCGCCGGCCACCAGTGCGAGGACGACCACGCCGATCACGGCGAAGGCCGGGCGGGGGCGGTAGTTCCAGGGCTTGGCGCCACCCGCCGCGCGGGCCTTGGCGGCGGCCCTGCGACCGAGCGGGGAGATCTGGGTGCCGAGCGCGCCGGTCATCCGGTCGAGGTAGATCGCGAGGACGACGATGCCGACGCCCGCCTCGAAGCCGAAGCCGATGTCGAGCTGGCCGATGGCCTCGTTGACGGCGCCGCCGAGGCCGCCGGTGCCGACCATGCCGGCGATGACGACCATCGACAGGCCCAGCATGATGACCTGGTTGACGCCCGCCATGATCGTCGGGAGGGCGAGCGGCAGTTGGACGCGCAGGAGCGTGTCGCGCGGTGAGGTGCCGAACGCCTCGGCGGCTTCGACGAGTTCGGCGTCGACCTGGCGGATACCCAGCTCGGTCATGCGGACGCCGGGGGCGAGCGCGAAGATCAGGGTGGCGATGACGCCGGCGGAGGTGCCGAGCCCGAAGAAGAGGATCGCCGGGATCAGCAGCACCATCGACGGCATCGTCTGGAGCAGGTCGAGAGCGGGCCGTACGACCGCGCTGACCGTCCGGGAGCGGGCCGCCCAGATGCCCAGCGGAATCGAGATCACCAGGGCGATGACGGTCGCCACGAGCACCAGGGCCAGGGTCGACATGGCCCGGTCCCACAGGTCGAGCGAGTCGATCAGCAGGAACCCGGCGAAGGCCAGGACACCCGCGGCCAGTCCGCGCAGCCACCAGGCGATCACCGCGAGGATGCCCGCGAGGAGCAGGGGTTCGGGGGCGGTGAGGACCGCGTTGATGCCGTCGTACATGCCCTCGACGACCGTCTTGATCGCGTCGAAGAGCCAGGACATGTGGGCGAGGAGCCAGTCGACACCGGAGTCGACCCAGTCGCCGAGCGGGAGCCTAGGCACGGGCGCTCACCTTCTCCTGCTCCGTGGGCTCGCCACCGAGGAACGCGACGAGGCGTGCCTGCGGTACGACTCCCACGACCTCGTCGGCCGCGTCGAGCACCGCGACCGGGTGGGTGAGGCGGGCGCTGAGGGCGCACAGGTCGGTGAAGGGCATGTCCGGGGTGGCGGTCGCGCAGTCGCAGTCGGCCTCGTGGCCGTCGACGCCGGTGTCCATGACGGAGCTCGCGGTCAGTACCCGGGAGCGGTCGACGTCCTGGATGAAGGAGGCGACGTAGTCGTTCGCGGGGCGGAGCAGGATGTCCTCGGCGGTGCCGGTCTGGACGATGCGGCCGTCGCGCATGACGGCGATGCGGTCGCCGAGGCGCATGGCCTCGTTGAGGTCGTGGGTGATGAAGACGATGGTCTTCTTCAACGACTTCTGGAGTTCCAGGAGTTTGTCCTGCATGTCCCGCCGGATCAGCGGGTCGAGCGCGCTGAACGACTCGTCCATGAGGAGCAGATCGGCGTCGGTCGCCAACGCCCTTGCCAGGCCCACGCGTTGCTGCATACCGCCGGACAGCTCGTCGGGCCAGGAGTCCTCCCAGCCGGCCAGACCGCACAGGGCGAGCGCCTCGTCGGCGCGGGCCTCGCGCTCGGCGCGGGGCACGCCCTGCACGGCCAGTCCGTAGGCGGCGTTCTCGCGGACGCTGCGGTGCGGGAAGAGCGCGAAGTGCTGGAAGACCATGCTGATCTTGCGGGCGCGGACCGCGCGCAGCTCGCGGTCGCCGAGCGCGGTCAGGTCCTGGCCGTCGAAGAGGACGCGGCCCGCGGTGGGCTCAAGGAGTCCGTTGAGCATCCGCAGGAGGGTGGACTTGCCGGAGCCGGACAGGCCCATGACGACGAAGATCTGGCCCGGTGCGACGGAGAAGGAGGCGTCGATCACGGCGGCGGTGGTGCCCTCGGCGCGCAGTTCCTCCCGGTCGGCTCCTGCGCGGAGCCGTTCGACTGCCTGGTCGGGTCGTCTGCCGAACACCTTGTGCAGGTGTTCGGCTTCTAGCCTGGCTGACACGCGTACCTCTCGATCGGGGGCAGGACATGGTGGCGGGGGCGACGGGCCTGAAGGCCCCTCGGCAGTTGAATGTGCAACCGGCACCGCTCCGAGGCCGCGCCTGCCCTCGCTTCACCGACGCAAACACGGAGTGGGCCAGGTCACTCGCGCCGTAGGATCACCGGGGACGTGGCTGTCGGGGACCGTGGGGGGACGCCGTGGAACGACCGGACGACCGTGTGCCGTCGGCATTGCGCTTCAGTACGGAGCTCGTCGCCTGGATCGGTGTGCCCTGGGCCCTCTCCGGGCACTCGTGGCCGCTGGCCGTGCTGTCGCTGGTGGTGCTGATCGGGCTGCCGAGCGTCTTCACCACTCCGGGTGACAAGGCGCACGTGCTCGTCGCCGTCCCGGGGTGGGTGACGATCCTCCTCGTGCTGCTCCAGATCGCGGGCGCCCTGGTCGCCGCCTGGTGGATCATGCCGCTGTGGGCCGCCGTCCCGGTGTCCGTGCTCGCCGTCGCCACCCTGGTCGCGGAACGTCCGCGCTGGACATGGCTGTTGACACTGCCGGCCCGTGCCAGTACGTGACCGCGGGCGTCGTGCGGCATGATGCGTGACGTGACCGGACGACTGATGCTTCTCGACACCGCCTCGCTCTACTTCCGCGCCTACTTCGGCGTCCCGGAGTCCGTGAAGGCGCCGGACGGGACGCCGGTGAACGCCGTGCGCGGGCTGCTCGAGTTCATCGACCGGCTGGTGAAGGACCATCGTCCGGACCAGTTGGTGGCGTGCATGGACGCGGACTGGCGGCCGCAGTGGCGGGTCGACCTGATCCCCACCTACAAGGCGCACCGCGTCGCCGAGGTGCGCGAGAGCGGCCCGGACGCGGAGGAGGTGCCGGACACGCTCTCCCCGCAGGTGCCGATCATCGAGGCGGTTCTCGACGCGGT from Streptomyces sp. NBC_01478 includes the following:
- a CDS encoding quaternary amine ABC transporter ATP-binding protein is translated as MSARLEAEHLHKVFGRRPDQAVERLRAGADREELRAEGTTAAVIDASFSVAPGQIFVVMGLSGSGKSTLLRMLNGLLEPTAGRVLFDGQDLTALGDRELRAVRARKISMVFQHFALFPHRSVRENAAYGLAVQGVPRAEREARADEALALCGLAGWEDSWPDELSGGMQQRVGLARALATDADLLLMDESFSALDPLIRRDMQDKLLELQKSLKKTIVFITHDLNEAMRLGDRIAVMRDGRIVQTGTAEDILLRPANDYVASFIQDVDRSRVLTASSVMDTGVDGHEADCDCATATPDMPFTDLCALSARLTHPVAVLDAADEVVGVVPQARLVAFLGGEPTEQEKVSARA
- a CDS encoding TDT family transporter, which produces MVTAVRHLGPNWYASVMGTAVVATAGAGLPGHLPGLRTACTAVWALSLAMLLTLLAARILHWTHHRDQARAHLHDPATAPFYGCLAMALLTVGGATLVVGQDWIGLRAAVVLDAVLFGTGTAVGLTAAVAVPYLMAVRHHVHPSQATPVWLLPVVAPMVSAALGPLLVPHLPAGQARETLLLACFAMFGLSLLATLLMLPLVFARLVAGGPLPLALTPTLFLVLGPLGQSTTAVGKFADFAPGVVPTAYAQGFTLLTVLYGVPVMGFALLWFGLATAHVVRARRRGMGFTMTWWAFTFPVGTCVTGAESLSRHTGLAAYDGLAILLYGVLVAAWATAAVHTARGLVSGALLAGPRPAPVALRPVTARTT
- a CDS encoding helical backbone metal receptor, with protein sequence MRVVSLVPSLTEAIAVSAPGVLVGATDWCSHPPDLDVTRVGGTKNPKLDPVLALAPDLVIANEEENREPDLTALREAGVEVLVTEVRDVPQAFRELARVLAACGASPRPRWLDEAERAWAQLPAPENRLTAVVPVWRRPWMVLGRDTFAGDVLSRLGVDNAYAAHAERYPRASVGELRAVAPDLVVLPDEPYRFTAEDGPEAFAGLPCALVGGRHLTWYGPSLAEAPRVLGAALRAAHR
- a CDS encoding ABC transporter permease/substrate binding protein, with the translated sequence MPRLPLGDWVDSGVDWLLAHMSWLFDAIKTVVEGMYDGINAVLTAPEPLLLAGILAVIAWWLRGLAAGVLAFAGFLLIDSLDLWDRAMSTLALVLVATVIALVISIPLGIWAARSRTVSAVVRPALDLLQTMPSMVLLIPAILFFGLGTSAGVIATLIFALAPGVRMTELGIRQVDAELVEAAEAFGTSPRDTLLRVQLPLALPTIMAGVNQVIMLGLSMVVIAGMVGTGGLGGAVNEAIGQLDIGFGFEAGVGIVVLAIYLDRMTGALGTQISPLGRRAAAKARAAGGAKPWNYRPRPAFAVIGVVVLALVAGGLGVFGPSAGTKATSATDVGKGKNITIGYIPWDEGIASTFLWKEILEERGYKVTTTQYAAGPLYTGLATGQVDFQTDSWLPTTHAEYWKKYGKQLDDIGSWYGSTSLELTVPAYMKDVNTLADLKTHASEFGGKITGIEPSAGMMGLLKTKVLKEYGLQGSYDVVDGSTPAMLAELKRAYAKKQPIVVTLWSPHWAYSDYKLKKLTDPKNAWGKGDGVHTVARKGFAADNPDVGTWLKDFGMTESQLTGLEAQIQKSGKGEEQAAVRTWLKQHPGLVDQLAPVTKNQKSQAAG
- a CDS encoding helix-turn-helix domain-containing protein — encoded protein: MGDHKEQPLRVGAAVRRRRRALSLTLAVVAERSGLSVPFLSQVENDRARPSRSSLEKVADALRTTAVELLAAADPACSVDVVRAEEPESVGTPRMRSLVRGHHQLHASEFTGDHDAGREFQHRNDELMYVAEGAVEIEAEGRAYRLVRGDTMYLTGGVRHRWRATVPDTRVVVVAVAEHIEAVQDRQR
- a CDS encoding LysR family transcriptional regulator yields the protein MSNGEVEDQREGSIAHRVPELGALELLLAVARLGSLGGAARELGITQPAASSRIRSMERQLGVALVDRSPRGSRLTDAGALVTDWARRVVEAAAAFDAGAQALRHRRDSRLRVAASMTIAEYLLPGWLLALRSQRPDTAVSLLAGNSTTVVERLLSDEADLGFVEGLSVPPGLDSTVIAHDHLIVVTAPTHPWARRRRPVPAEELASTPLILREKGSGTRQVLDAALGGLARPLIELSSTTAVKASAVSGAGPAVLSELAVGEELSMRRLVRIPVQGVSLARDLRAVWPTGHRPTGPARELLSLTRG